One part of the Lotus japonicus ecotype B-129 chromosome 2, LjGifu_v1.2 genome encodes these proteins:
- the LOC130739706 gene encoding uncharacterized protein LOC130739706: MMEKGVSREHFRPRTCSGKKSAPETSQVKKEGLKNVIYIDVDNDQVDDVVILESPEFVSRKVRGSCGPSRERTFTPQSVISIDTDDDDDDDDDGGSDGADRRGNGDAEGGGELDSDATSSKRHSSSSSSEQNSLHNDVDDSRNAYKKESVSNMDRRKKSFFGEDAGGSRYGLYGSESESSDSDCSDCEFMDRDEWEKWEKVSAKRKRGVSNNQTCQEEHAGPSRCHNNVYIDIDEENTYEQHAEVPVYPGPSNGKYVKESQPSFSARDDSQVPRCPKEKNCNFCNSVAGPSKFKENQPSFSYKDGSQVNGIYFNVETKTSFKDSDQKAEQSSKSPRSESVKEMHSFRQSFDVKNQCSDIKNGERTREEKVSPSPKGKNSDYFSGASGASSFKKDLSVEESKSMGFSPNACEMQVDNNESALGSKDAGFQKDMGDLSFKKDLGVEESKSMGFSPNACEMQVDNNESALESKEASLAEVYSICASIDERHVNGNGLVLHGQDGGLTASNERNIINEKEKLKETDEYKQAVEEEWASRQRQLQIQAEEAQRLRKRKKAESQRILDMQRRQKERIEEVRETQKKDEEFLNMKEQLRVEIRKRLNQLEMRCSDMTSLLRGLGIHVGGSFPKELHAAYKRALFKFHPDRASKTDIREQVEAEEKFKLISRLKDKYLLTPCR, translated from the exons ATGATGGAGAAGGGTGTCTCGAGAGAGCATTTTCGACCCAGGACATGTTCTGGGAAGAAGAGCGCACCCGAAACTAGCCAGGTGAAAAAAGAGGGTTTGAAGAATGTTATTTACATTGATGTGGACAATGATCAGGTTGATGATGTGGTGATATTAGAATCTCCTGAGTTCGTGTCACGAAAGGTGCGTGGTTCGTGTGGGCCGAGTAGAGAAAGGACTTTTACGCCCCAGAGTGTTATCAGCATTGATACTGATGATGacgacgatgatgatgatgatggtggaagTGATGGTGCGGACCGTCGTGGAAATGGTGATGCTGAAGGAGGTGGGGAGTTGGATAGTGATGCCACTTCAAGCAAAAGGCATTCGTCTTCCTCGAGCTCTGAGCAAAATTCGTTACACAACGATGTTGATGATAGTCGGAATGCCTATAAAAAAGAGTCTGTATCTAACATGGATAGAAGGAAGAAATCGTTCTTCGGTGAGGATGCTGGTGGAAGTCGTTATGGTTTATATGGGTCTGAATCTGAGTCATCTGATAGTGATTGTTCTGATTGCGAGTTCATGGACCGTGACGAGTGGGAAAAGTGGGAAAAGGTTTCAGCCAAGAGAAAGCGCGGGGTATCCAATAATCAAACGTGTCAGGAAGAGCATGCCGGGCCTTCCAGATGTCACAATAATGTTTACATTGATATTGATGAGGAAAATACTTATGAACAGCATGCTGAAGTCCCTGTATATCCTGGTCCCAGCAATGGTAAATATGTCAAGGAGAGTCAACCTTCCTTCTCTGCTAGAGACGATAGTCAAGTGCCTCGCTGCCCCAaggaaaaaaattgtaatttctGTAACAGTGTTGCTGGTCCTTCAAAGTTCAAGGAGAATCAACCTTCCTTCTCTTATAAGGATGGTAGTCAAGTGAATGGGATTTATTTTAATGTTGAAACTAAAACTTCTTTCAAGGACTCTGATCAGAAAGCTGAGCAGAGTTCTAAATCTCCTAGGTCTGAATCCGTAAAGGAAATGCATTCTTTTCGTCAAAGTTTTGATGTCAAGAATCAATGTTCTGATATCAAAAATGGAGAAAGGACAAGAGAAGAAAAAGTGTCTCCCAGCCCCAAGGGTAAAAACAGTGATTACTTTAGTGGTGCTTCTGGTGCTTCAAGTTTCAAGAAAGATTTGAGTGTTGAAGAGTCTAAATCTATGGGCTTCAGCCCAAATGCATGTGAAATGCAAGTTGACAACAATGAATCTGCATTGGGGAGTAAAGATGCCGGTTTCCAGAAAGATATGGGTGATTTAAGTTTCAAGAAAGATTTGGGTGTTGAAGAGTCTAAATCTATGGGCTTCAGCCCAAATGCTTGTGAAATGCAAGTCGACAACAATGAATCTGCATTGGAAAGTAAAGAGGCCAGTTTAGCTGAAGTGTATTCTATCTGTGCCTCTATTGATGAAAGACATGTTAATGGTAATGGGCTTGTGTTACATGGTCAAGATGGTGGTCTTACTGCTTCAAATGAgagaaatataattaatgaaaaagaaaagctcAAGGAGACTGATGAATATAAACAAGCCGTAGAAGAGGAATGGGCATCCAGACAACGACAACTGCAAATTCAG GCAGAGGAGGCACAAAGATTACGCAAAAGGAAAAAGGCAGAAAGTCAACGCATACTGGACATGCAGAGAAGGCAAAAAGAACGCATTGAAGAAGTGAGAGAGACACAAAAGAAG GATGAAGAGTTTTTGAACATGAAAGAGCAACTGCGGGTTGAAATACGGAAGAGGCTTAATCAATTGGAGATGCGTTGTTCTGATATGACCTCACTCCTCCGTGGCTTAGGAATACATGTTGGAGGAAGCTTTCCCAAGGAG CTGCATGCAGCCTATAAGCGGGCCTTGTTTAAGTTTCATCCTGACCGTGCATCAAAAACGGACATTCGTGAGCAGGTTGAGGCTGAGGAGAAATTCAAGCTCATCTCTCGCTTGAAGGACAAGTATTTGTTGACTCCATGTCGCTAA
- the LOC130739705 gene encoding receptor-like protein kinase FERONIA gives MKETHIILESCGIFITFVLHLLFFFSFFFHLATCDSINVPSDKILLNCGSSGASPFNGENWIGDVDSSFLPPPHDTNSSTLLVSNTASKVPKVPYSTARIIHSPFTYSFPFSPGLKFIRIYFLSSSYLTMKDPSKAYFSVKAGPYTLVSNFNPSLAAKEVNSVYFTKDFFVYVREEKLNITFTPSPLISNAFAFINGIEIFSVPSSIYFQGSKSKVPVPYLGHHEPLFISDDEYALEMLHRVNIGVDHSGVDVENAFGLWLDDGSYISSLQHGSVISISTRPVQMNYTTYSTSNYKFSAPEQLYRTARTMGSNGDTNPGYNLTWSFPVDSGFKYLVRLHFCEIYLEVTEANQRVFKVYINNQTAEEKMDIVAMAGGKFTPLHRDYVVMVPMESGRRKQDMWIAIHPNLKYKPKYADALLNGVEIIKLSDSNYSLAASFQLKKEQKEKKVSRFIFVAGALGAILGLLIVFFILFKLKYSGNFRLLPFDSPERSLRNIQHHVTVTSCSCYQFTLAEISTVTNNFSDALVIGEGGFGKVYKGTMPNGVTDLAIKRSKPSSRQGFKEFQNEINFFSFSHMNLVALLGYCQEGNELILVYEYMAHGSLCEHLYKKKQNQSLNWMQRLKICVGAARGLHYLHTGTEEPVIHRDIKSANILLDQNWVPKIADFGLSRIVPSIYHTHVSTEVKGTFGYLDPEYYKRKKLTQKSDVYSFGVVMFEVLCGRPAVNAEAVEEEDEKVGLAEWALHCYQSGTVDRLVDKDLEGKIRSEWLMEFVDIGIKCLSNKGAERPTMGEVLGNLEKILSWQESLEEQEINASPFVNASRA, from the coding sequence ATGAAGGAAACTCACATAATATTAGAGTCATGTGGGATTTTCATTACCTTTGTCCTGCatctcttgttcttcttctccttcttttttCATCTAGCCACTTGTGATTCAATCAATGTCCCTTCAGATAAAATCCTCCTAAACTGTGGTTCTTCTGGAGCATCCCCATTCAATGGCGAAAACTGGATAGGAGATGTTGACTCAAGTTTCTTGCCTCCACCACATGACACAAATTCATCTACACTCTTGGTCTCAAACACAGCCTCCAAAGTACCAAAAGTTCCATACTCAACAGCTAGAATCATCCACTCTCCATTCACCTACTCATTCCCCTTCTCTCCTGGCCTTAAATTCATTCGTATCTACTTCCTTTCATCTTCATATTTGACTATGAAAGACCCTTCCAAGGCTTATTTCTCTGTCAAAGCTGGTCCTTACACCCTTGTTAGTAATTTCAATCCATCTCTTGCAGCAAAAGAGGTCAACTCAGTTTACTTCACCAAGGATTTCTTTGTCTATGTCAGGGAAGAGAAACTCAACATTACCTTCACTCCATCTCCTCTAATTTCCAATGCATTTGCCTTTATAAATGGTATTGAGATCTTCTCAGTGCCATCCAGTATATACTTTCAAGGCTCCAAATCCAAGGTTCCTGTTCCTTACCTTGGACACCATGAACCATTGTTTATTAGTGATGATGAATATGCTCTTGAGATGCTTCACCGTGTTAACATAGGTGTTGATCATTCCGGCGTTGATGTGGAAAATGCTTTTGGGTTATGGTTGGATGATGGAAGCTACATATCTAGCTTACAACATGGAAGTGTCATCAGTATAAGTACCCGTCCAGTTCAGATGAACTACACCACTTATTCCACttcaaattataaattttcAGCACCAGAACAGCTATATAGGACTGCAAGGACAATGGGTAGCAATGGAGACACCAACCCGGGATACAACTTGACATGGTCATTCCCTGTTGATTCTGGATTCAAATACCTTGTCAGGCTTCATTTCTGTGAGATTTACCTAGAGGTAACAGAGGCTAATCAGAGGGTGTTCAAGGTGTACATAAACAACCAAACAGCAGAGGAAAAGATGGACATAGTTGCTATGGCTGGAGGGAAATTTACGCCTTTGCACAGAGACTATGTTGTTATGGTTCCTATGGAAAGTGGGAGAAGAAAGCAAGATATGTGGATTGCAATTCACCCCAACTTGAAGTATAAACCAAAATATGCTGATGCCTTGTTGAATGGGGTTGAGATCATCAAGCTAAGCGATAGCAATTATAGTCTTGCAGCAAGTTTCCAACTGAAGAAGGAACAAAAGGAGAAGAAAGTTTCTCGTTTCATTTTTGTAGCTGGTGCTTTAGGTGCTATTTTGGGTCTGTTGATCGTATTTTTCATTCTTTTCAAACTAAAGTATAGTGGAAATTTTCGGCTACTTCCATTTGATTCTCCTGAAAGAAGTCTCAGAAATATTCAGCATCATGTAACAGTGACTTCATGTTCTTGCTATCAATTCACATTGGCAGAGATAAGCACAGTCACTAACAACTTCAGTGATGCTCTTGTCATTGGGGAGGGAGGGTTTGGAAAGGTTTACAAAGGCACCATGCCAAATGGGGTTACTGATTTAGCAATAAAGCGCTCTAAGCCTAGTTCTCGCCAAGGGTTTAAGGAGTTTCAAAATGAGAtcaattttttctcattttctcacatgaACCTAGTGGCATTGCTGGGGTACTGCCAAGAGGGGAATGAACTTATACTTGTGTATGAATACATGGCTCATGGTTCTCTCTGTGAACATCTTTACAAGAAGAAACAAAACCAATCACTGAATTGGATGCAAAGACTCAAGATTTGTGTTGGTGCAGCTCGAGGTTTACATTACCTCCACACAGGCACAGAGGAACCAGTGATTCACCGTGACATTAAGTCAGCAAACATATTATTGGATCAGAATTGGGTGCCTAAGATTGCAGATTTTGGGTTATCTAGAATAGTTCCCTCAATTTACCACACTCATGTTAGCACAGAGGTTAAAGGCACTTTTGGATATTTAGACCCTGAGTACTACAAGAGGAAAAAACTGACTCAAAAATCTGATGTCTATTCATTTGGAGTGGTTATGTTTGAAGTGCTGTGTGGAAGGCCGGCTGTGAATGCCGAGGcagtggaagaggaagatgagaaaGTTGGGTTGGCTGAGTGGGCCTTGCATTGTTACCAATCTGGAACCGTTGATCGATTGGTTGACAAGGATTTAGAAGGAAAGATCAGGTCAGAATGGCTAATGGAGTTTGTGGACATTGGCATCAAGTGCTTGAGTAACAAGGGGGCAGAAAGGCCAACTATGGGAGAGGTGCTTGGTAATTTGGAGAAGATCCTTTCCTGGCAAGAGAGCCTTGAGGAACAAGAAATCAATGCAAGTCCATTCGTAAATGCTAGCAGGGCTTAG
- the LOC130739704 gene encoding receptor-like protein kinase FERONIA, whose product MNTVSCFMYIFFFYLYPSHLQLIAVADKGSYVPSENIVLNCGSSTSGLLEYDGRNWTGDIASPHVHSNAEHTKSLTARAPSTQSIPEVPYMTARIFQSQFAYTFNVTPGPKFIRLHFYPASYLDFNVSNAFLSVTAGNFTLLHNFSVSLNADYLNLAYFMKEFIVHVSGSSLELTFTASSNASDAYAFVNGIEVVSMPLGLYIRGDDANLPLVGHYPKLLYLYNDSAMENLYRLNVGGEQILPKYDTGMFRTWDTDSGYTFGAFGIQPYNMTVPIVYTDDIPAYTAPENVYRTSRSMATFENGLVNLNYNQTWLFPVDSGFNYLVRLHFCETFQDIIKENEVVFSVFLNNQTAEKEFDPIALSGGPGVALYQDYVVTVPQDNEANQDLWLDLHPYKYSKPMYYNAFLNGVEIFKLSRFDKKNLAGLNPPQRKFGSAEKNAPHAAKLRNSKKLIFILFGVSLPILLCLVLCRLKVIRPRRIISWFGLVALPPNQIENKSSFSLRAIKVATKNFDEALLIGTGGFGSVYKGSFDGGVTSVAIKRANPMSEQGDMEFETEIKLLSQLRHSNLVSLLGYCNEDGEMILVYDFMAHGSLYDHLHLRQRDQDQPPLSWIQRLEICIGVARGLHYLHTGTQQRIIHRDIKTTNILLDQNWVAKISDFGVSKSSYNSLSTTNIKGTIGYLDPEYYQCNKLTEKSDLYSLGVVLLEVLTARPAIVPGEDDDECANLAEWVVFCFENGNLEQIVDSNLEGNIVKECFELYIEVAMKCLAERGVERPSIGEVLEKLVQALQLQKNSGTGVHRNDNTGLLGYSDLTPGVEFSDIMMPVGR is encoded by the coding sequence ATGAACACTGTCTCATGTTTCAtgtacatttttttcttttacttgtaTCCCTCACACCTACAACTAATTGCTGTTGCTGACAAGGGCAGTTATGTTCCCTCAGAGAACATAGTTCTAAACTGTGGCTCCAGCACATCTGGACTTCTAGAATATGATGGAAGAAACTGGACCGGTGACATTGCTTCACCACATGTTCATTCTAATGCAGAACACACCAAGTCCTTAACAGCTAGAGCTCCTTCAACTCAATCTATTCCTGAAGTTCCCTACATGACTGCTAGGATCTTTCAGTCTCAATTCGCCTACACATTCAATGTAACTCCAGGTCCTAAATTCATTCGCCTTCACTTCTACCCAGCTTCCTACTTAGATTTCAATGTCTCCAATGCTTTTTTATCAGTCACTGCTGGTAACTTCACTCTTCTCCATAACTTCAGTGTTTCCCTCAATGCTGATTACCTCAACTTAGCATATTTCATGAAAGAATTCATTGTCCATGTAAGTGGGAGCAGTTTGGAACTTACTTTCACAGCATCATCTAATGCTTCTGATGCCTATGCATTTGTGAATGGGATTGAAGTTGTTTCTATGCCCCTTGGTTTGTACATTCGTGGTGATGATGCCAATCTTCCTTTAGTTGGCCACTATCCCAAATTGTTGTACCTTTATAATGATTCTGCCATGGAAAATTTATACAGATTGAATGTAGGAGGTGAGCAAATTCTACCTAAATATGATACCGGGATGTTTCGCACTTGGGATACTGATTCTGGTTACACATTTGGGGCTTTTGGGATTCAACCCTATAACATGACCGTGCCAATTGTGTATACAGATGATATTCCAGCATATACTGCCCCGGAAAACGTCTACCGCACATCACGTTCAATGGCTACCTTTGAGAATGGCCTTGTTAATTTAAATTACAATCAAACATGGCTTTTCCCTGTTGATTCTGGCTTCAATTATCTAGTTAGGCTTCACTTCTGTGAAACTTTTCAAGATATAATAAAGGAAAATGAGGTAGTTTTCTCTGTGTTTTTGAATAATCAAACAGCTGAAAAGGAGTTTGATCCAATTGCCCTGAGTGGAGGGCCTGGAGTTGCATTGTACCAAGACTATGTTGTGACGGTTCCTCAAGATAATGAGGCAAATCAGGATCTGTGGCTAGATCTGCACCCTTATAAGTATTCTAAACCTATGTACTACAATGCTTTCTTGAATGGTGTGGAGATTTTTAAACTGAGCAGGTTTGATAAGAAGAATCTTGCAGGGCTTAACCCTCCCCAAAGGAAGTTTGGATCAGCTGAAAAAAATGCTCCTCATGCTGCAAAATTAAGAAACTCAAAGAAACTCATATTTATCCTTTTTGGAGTTTCACTACCAATTCTCCTGTGCTTAGTTCTATGCAGGTTGAAGGTGATTAGACCTAGAAGGATCATATCATGGTTTGGTCTTGTTGCACTTCCACCTAATCAAATTGAAAACAAGTCATCATTTTCATTGAGAGCGATAAAAGTGGCAACAAAGAACTTTGATGAGGCTCTACTTATAGGCACAGGTGGATTTGGCAGTGTCTACAAGGGTAGCTTTGATGGTGGGGTAACTTCTGTAGCCATAAAACGTGCCAATCCAATGTCAGAACAAGGTGATATGGAGTTTGAGACAGAGATTAAATTGCTCTCGCAGCTCCGGCATAGCAACCTAGTCTCACTTTTGGGTTACTGCAATGAAGATGGGGAGATGATACTGGTCTATGACTTCATGGCTCATGGAAGTCTCTATGATCATCTTCATTTGAGGCAGAGGGATCAAGATCAACCCCCTTTGTCATGGATTCAACGTCTGGAGATATGCATTGGAGTTGCAAGAGGTTTGCATTACCTGCACACTGGCACACAGCAAAGGATCATTCACCGCGACATCAAGACAACAAACATACTCTTAGATCAAAATTGGGTGGCCAAAATATCAGATTTTGGGGTGTCAAAGTCAAGCTACAATTCCTTAAGCACCACCAATATCAAGGGTACCATTGGTTACCTAGATCCAGAGTACTATCAGTGCAACAAGTTGACTGAGAAATCTGATTTATACTCACTTGGGGTGGTGTTATTGGAGGTGCTGACTGCCAGGCCTGCTATAGTTCctggtgaagatgatgatgagtgTGCAAACTTGGCTGAATGGGTTGTGTTCTGCTTTGAGAATGGGAATTTAGAGCAAATAGTGGACTCCAACTTAGAAGGAAACATAGTGAAGGAGTGCTTTGAGCTGTATATAGAAGTTGCAATGAAATGTTTGGCAGAAAGAGGGGTGGAGAGGCCATCCATTGGTGAGGTGCTAGAGAAACTTGTTCAGGCATTGCAACTTCAGAAAAATTCAGGTACTGGTGTACATAGGAATGATAACACTGGTTTGCTGGGGTATTCAGATTTGACACCTGGTGTTGAGTTCTCTGATATCATGATGCCTGTTGGCAGGTGA
- the LOC130739708 gene encoding universal stress protein PHOS32 isoform X2, producing the protein MGKRGTRLPGFCLNRIRPHARVRSPPIQAKLDTNASETDKKTENSCSACEEKSDDGVKPGSMIGRKIMIVVDSSLEAKGAVQWALTHTVQNQDIIILLHVMKPSKQATEEGSSKEIDPRAYELASSFKNMCNVKMPEVQIEIAVTEGKEKGPTIVEEAKKHGAGLLVLGQKKRSTTWRLLMMWAGNRVTGGVVEYCIQNAHCMAIAVRRKSKKIGGYMITTKRHKDFWLLA; encoded by the exons ATGGGTAAGAGAGGAACAAGGTTACCAGGCTTCTGCCTTAACAGAATTAGGCCTCATGCCCGAGTGCGTTCGCCGCCTATACAAGCCAAGCTAGACACAAATGCCAGTGAAACTGATAAAAAAACTGAGAATTCCTGCAGTGCTTGTGAGGAAAAATCAGATGATGGGGTGAAACCAGGGTCTATGATTGGTAGGAAGATCATGATTGTGGTTGATTCTAGCCTTGAAGCCAAAGGTGCTGTGCAATGGGCACTCACTCACACAGTTCAGAACCAGGACATTATAATTCTTCTTCATGTGATGAAGCCTTCTAAACAAG CCACTGAGGAAGGGTCCAGCAAGGAGATAGATCCAAGGGCTTATGAACTTGCTTCCTCCTTCAAGAACATGTGCAATGTGAAGATGCCAGAG GTACAAATTGAGATTGCTGTTACAGAAGGAAAGGAAAAGGGTCCAACAATAGTGGAGGAAGCAAAGAAACATGGCGCGGGGCTTCTGGTTTTGGGGCAGAAGAAGAGGTCCACAACGTGGCGTCTTCTAATGATGTGGGCAGGCAACAGAGTTACTGGTGGGGTGGTGGAGTATTGCATCCAGAATGCTCATTGCATGGCAATTGCTGTgagaagaaaaagcaagaaaattGGAGGCTACATGATTACTACGAAGCGTCACAAAGATTTCTGGCTCTTAGCTTAA
- the LOC130739708 gene encoding universal stress protein PHOS32 isoform X1 has protein sequence MGKRGTRLPGFCLNRIRPHARVRSPPIQAKLDTNASETDKKTENSCSACEEKSDDGVKPGSMIGRKIMIVVDSSLEAKGAVQWALTHTVQNQDIIILLHVMKPSKQAATEEGSSKEIDPRAYELASSFKNMCNVKMPEVQIEIAVTEGKEKGPTIVEEAKKHGAGLLVLGQKKRSTTWRLLMMWAGNRVTGGVVEYCIQNAHCMAIAVRRKSKKIGGYMITTKRHKDFWLLA, from the exons ATGGGTAAGAGAGGAACAAGGTTACCAGGCTTCTGCCTTAACAGAATTAGGCCTCATGCCCGAGTGCGTTCGCCGCCTATACAAGCCAAGCTAGACACAAATGCCAGTGAAACTGATAAAAAAACTGAGAATTCCTGCAGTGCTTGTGAGGAAAAATCAGATGATGGGGTGAAACCAGGGTCTATGATTGGTAGGAAGATCATGATTGTGGTTGATTCTAGCCTTGAAGCCAAAGGTGCTGTGCAATGGGCACTCACTCACACAGTTCAGAACCAGGACATTATAATTCTTCTTCATGTGATGAAGCCTTCTAAACAAG CAGCCACTGAGGAAGGGTCCAGCAAGGAGATAGATCCAAGGGCTTATGAACTTGCTTCCTCCTTCAAGAACATGTGCAATGTGAAGATGCCAGAG GTACAAATTGAGATTGCTGTTACAGAAGGAAAGGAAAAGGGTCCAACAATAGTGGAGGAAGCAAAGAAACATGGCGCGGGGCTTCTGGTTTTGGGGCAGAAGAAGAGGTCCACAACGTGGCGTCTTCTAATGATGTGGGCAGGCAACAGAGTTACTGGTGGGGTGGTGGAGTATTGCATCCAGAATGCTCATTGCATGGCAATTGCTGTgagaagaaaaagcaagaaaattGGAGGCTACATGATTACTACGAAGCGTCACAAAGATTTCTGGCTCTTAGCTTAA
- the LOC130739709 gene encoding truncated transcription factor CAULIFLOWER A — protein MGRGRVELKRIENVINRQVTFSKRRGGLLKKAHEISVLCDAEVALIVFSHKGKLFEYATDSCMEKILERHERYNYAERQLAGNADNSDEQVNWTIEYTRLKSKIDLLQRNHRHYVGEDLDTMSLKELQCLEQQLDTALKNIRTRRNQVMYDSISDLQKKEKVIKEQNNMLAKKIKEKEKEKAVAQEAPQLEQPNYRVDTSFLLHQEPLPTLNMGGNYHQQEAPELGRNDLDLTLEPFYSCHHLGCF, from the exons ATGGGAAGGGGTAGGGTTGAACTGAAGAGGATAGAGAACGTGATCAATCGGCAGGTGACTTTCTCCAAAAGGAGAGGTGGGTTGCTTAAGAAAGCTCATGAGATCTCTGTGCTATGTGATGCTGAGGTTGCTTTGATTGTCTTCTCCCACAAAGGAAAGCTCTTTGAGTATGCTACTGATTCATG CATGGAGAAGATTCTGGAACGCCATGAAAGGTACAACTATGCAGAGAGACAGCTAGCAGGAAATGCAGATAATTCTGATGAACAG GTAAATTGGACTATAGAATATACTAGACTCAAGTCAAAGATTGACCTCTTGCAGAGAAACCACAg GCACTATGTTGGAGAGGATTTGGATACAATGAGTCTCAAAGAGCTTCAATGCCTGGAGCAGCAGTTAGATACTGCTCTCAAGAACATCCGTACACGCAGA AATCAAGTGATGTACGATTCTATTTCTGACCTTCAGAAAAAG GAGAAAGTGATTAAAGAGCAGAACAACATGCTTGCAAAGAAG AtcaaggagaaagagaaagagaaagctGTAGCACAGGAGGCTCCTCAATTGGAGCAGCCAAATTACAGGGTTGATACATCCTTCTTACTGCACCAAGAACCCCTTCCCACTTTGAACATGGG TGGCAATTACCATCAGCAAGAAGCACCAGAACTGGGGAGGAACGATCTTGACCTCACTCTGGAACCATTCTATTCTTGCCATCACCTTGGGTGCTTCTGA
- the LOC130739710 gene encoding agamous-like MADS-box protein MADS2 produces MGRGKVELKRIENKINRQVTFAKRRNGLLKKAYELSILCDAEVALIIFSNRGKLYEFCSSSSMPKTLERYQKCSYGALEVNHQSEMETQRRYQEYLKLKSKVEGLQRTQRNLLGEELEHLDIKDLEQLERQLDSSLKQIRSNKTQQMLDQLSDLQRKEEMLLETNNILRNKLEEIDVAIQTAWEGREQNAPYSYPPQSEGYYETPHCNSTLRIGYDPSVVNNEAGGGEGTSAQTTNQFMHGWVT; encoded by the exons ATGGGTAGGGGAAAGGTGGAGCTGAAGAGGATTGAGAACAAGATAAACCGCCAAGTGACATTTGCAAAGAGAAGGAATGGGTTGCTCAAGAAGGCTTATGAGCTCTCTATTCTCTGTGATGCTGAGGTTGCCCTCATTATCTTCTCCAACCGTGGAAAACTCTATGAGTTCTGCAGCAGCTCCAG CATGCCCAAGACACTTGAACGGTACCAAAAATGCAGTTATGGAGCCTTGGAAGTAAACCACCAATCTGAAATGGAGACACAG AGGCGCTACCAAGAGTATCTGAAGCTGAAATCAAAAGTTGAGGGACTACAGAGAACACAGAG AAACCTCCTTGGGGAAGAATTGGAGCACTTGGATATTAAGGACCTTGAGCAGCTTGAACGTCAGCTGGACTCTTCTCTGAAGCAAATCAGGTCTAACAAG ACACAACAAATGCTTGATCAACTCTCCGATTTGCAGAGAAAG GAGGAGATGCTACTCGAAACTAATAATATCCTGAGGAACAAG TTGGAGGAAATTGATGTAGCTATTCAAACAGCATGGGAAGGTAGAGAGCAAAATGCTCCCTACAGCTACCCTCCTCAATCAGAGGGATACTATGAGACACCACATTGCAATAGTACATTGAGAATTGG CTATGATCCTTCAGTGGTAAATAATGAAGCAGGAGGAGGTGAAGGAACCTCAGCCCAGACTACCAATCAATTCATGCATGGATGGGTTACCTGA